A section of the Pimelobacter simplex genome encodes:
- a CDS encoding DNA glycosylase AlkZ-like family protein: MLRLDAAQARRIAVRAQLLDERRARSVAEVVDELTLLQVDPTAAVAPSVDLVLWSRLGAEYTHSDLTFALETERSLVEHSSFVRPMDDIGLVLATAPRELHPTAHAWLAANGDFRADVLARLDADGAQTAAELPDTCQVPWASSGWNNDKNVNRLLEVLTRLGDVAVTGRRGKLRVYDLAERVYPGDLDVPPYDDARAALDRRELAALGLARTGPGTPVTVAGTDGEWRADPDALAGADAPFPGRCAFLSPFDRLVHDRERALDLLGFDYVLEMYKPAARRRWGYFALPVLHGDRLVGKLDAKADRKAGVLRVHAVHEDGVWEPEVGDAVEAELTALADWLGLALVRS, from the coding sequence GTGCTCCGTCTCGACGCCGCCCAGGCCCGGCGGATCGCGGTCCGGGCGCAGCTGCTCGACGAGCGGCGCGCCCGGTCCGTCGCGGAGGTCGTCGACGAGCTCACCCTGCTCCAGGTCGACCCGACGGCGGCGGTCGCGCCGAGCGTCGACCTGGTGCTGTGGTCCCGGCTCGGCGCGGAGTACACCCACTCCGACCTGACCTTCGCGCTCGAGACGGAGCGCTCGCTGGTCGAGCACTCCTCGTTCGTGCGCCCGATGGACGACATCGGCCTGGTGCTGGCGACCGCGCCGCGCGAGCTGCATCCGACCGCGCACGCGTGGCTGGCCGCCAACGGGGACTTCCGGGCCGACGTGCTCGCCCGGCTCGACGCCGACGGCGCGCAGACCGCGGCCGAGCTGCCCGACACCTGCCAGGTGCCGTGGGCGTCGAGCGGCTGGAACAACGACAAGAACGTCAACCGCCTGCTCGAGGTGCTCACTCGCCTCGGCGACGTCGCCGTCACCGGACGACGCGGCAAGCTGCGGGTCTACGACCTGGCCGAGCGGGTCTATCCCGGCGACCTCGACGTCCCGCCGTACGACGACGCGCGGGCCGCGCTCGACCGCCGCGAGCTCGCCGCGCTCGGCCTGGCCCGCACCGGCCCCGGCACCCCCGTCACCGTCGCGGGCACCGACGGCGAGTGGCGCGCCGACCCCGACGCGCTCGCCGGTGCCGACGCGCCCTTCCCGGGACGCTGCGCGTTCCTCTCGCCGTTCGACCGCCTGGTCCACGACCGGGAGCGGGCGCTCGACCTGCTCGGCTTCGACTACGTCCTGGAGATGTACAAGCCCGCGGCCCGGCGCCGGTGGGGCTACTTCGCGCTGCCCGTGCTCCACGGCGACCGGCTGGTCGGCAAGCTCGATGCCAAGGCCGACCGCAAGGCCGGCGTGCTCCGGGTCCACGCCGTCCACGAGGACGGCGTCTGGGAGCCCGAGGTCGGCGACGCGGTCGAGGCCGAGCTGACCGCGCTCGCCGACTGGCTCGGGCTGGCGCTGGTCAGGAGCTGA